The genomic DNA GCGGACCACGTGCTCTTGGTTTACCTCCTGAAGAAGGCTGGGGTGGATCCCAGGCGGGTGCAGTACGCCACCTTGGGCCCCAACCTGTACGAGGCGCTTCGGGCGGGGCACGTGGAGGTGGGGATGGTTCAGGAACCAGCCCTCACCCTTCTCAAGGAGGCGGGAGGAAGGGAGATCGTGAACCTCATGGACCTCAAGCAGGCCCAGGCCTACCTGGGCGGGGCTTACGAGTTCATGGGGGTGGCGGTGCGGCGGGAGGAGCGGGAGGCGCGCCTTGGGGAAATAAAGGCTATGGCGCGCGCCCTGGAAAAGGCTCTCCGCTTTGTCCACGCGGCGGACGCCCGCCTCATCGCCGACACCCTTCCCAAGGCCTTGATTGCGGGCGGGGACGAGGAGCGGCTTAAGGCCGTTATCCAGCGGTATCGCAAGGACCTTTACCCCACGAGCGTGCGCATTGACCTCGAGGCCGCCAGGAGGGTAGCGGAAAGCCAGGTGGAGGCGGGGCTCCTACCCCCTTCCTTCAAGGTGGAGAGCCTATTGGACCTAGAGGTGGTCGGTGCTACGGGTTAAAGGCCTTCGCCTGGGCTATGGCCCCGTCCCCGTCCTGGAGGGGGTGGACCTCGAGGTGGGAAAGGGGGAGTTCGTCAGCCTGGTGGGCCCCTCGGGGAGCGGTAAGAGCACCCTTCTGCGGGCCATCGCCGGCCTGCTTCGGCCGGAGGCCGGGGAGGTGGAGCGGGACTTTGGCGCGGAGGAACTTGGCTTCCTCTTCCAGGAGGACGCCCTCTTGCCCTGGCGCACCGCCCGGGAGAACGTGGCCCTGGGGCTGAGGATCCGGGGGCTGGCGAAAGGGAAAGCGTTGGCCGAGGCGGATGCGTGGCTTTCCCGCCTGGGCCTTGCGGGCCTTGGGGACCGCTTTCCCCACGAGCTTTCTGGAGGGCAGCGGAAACGGGTGGCCCTGGCCCAGGTCCTGGCCATCAAACCCCGCCTCCTCCTCATGGACGAGCCCTTGGCCAGCTTGGACGCCATTCTCCGGACCCAGGTGACCCGGGACCTCCTCGGCCTGGTGGAAGCCGAAGGCATCGCCGTGCTCCTGGTCACGCACGATCTGGAGGAGGCCATCGCCCTTTCGGACCGCATCTACCTTCTTTCCAAGGGGCCAAGGGCACGGATGGTGCGGGAGTACCGCATTCCCTTCCCCCGGCCCCGAGACCCTGTGGGGGTAAGGGCGGAACCCCTGTTCGGCTCCCTTCTGCAGAGGCTTTGGCGGGATCTGGAGGAGGTTTCCCCATGCGTCGCCTACTAGTGCTCATAGGGCTCCTTCTCTTCTGGGAAGTCCTGGCAGGCCTCGGTTGGGTGAACCCCCTTTACGCTCCCCCGCCCCACCAGGTGGTCCTCACCCTCCTGGAGCTCTTCCAAACGGGGGAGATCCTCCCCCACCTCCAGGCCACCTTCACCGCCGCCCTTCTGGGCCTAGGGGGCGGTATCCTCCTCGGGGGCGTCTTGGGCCTGATGGCCGCCTTCAGCCCGTTCTTCTCGGACCTCTTGGAGCCCTTGATGCTCCTGCTGAACGCCATCCCGCGGGTCATCCTGGCGCCCCTTTTCGTCATTTGGCTGGGGATCGGCCTGGCTTCCAAGGTGGCCCTAAGCCTCATCCTGGTTGCGGTGCTCATCTTCTTCGCCGTCTATAGCGGGGTGAAGCAGGTGGATCCCCGGCTTTTGGAGCGGGTGCGCACTTTAGGTGGGGGAAGGGGTTGGTTGCTGCGGGAGGTCTACCTGCCCTCCCTTTCGGCCTGGGTCCTGTCTTCCCTGAAGGTGGCGGTGGGCTTTGCCTTCACGGGGGCGGTGGTGGGCGAGTTCGTGGCCTCGAGCCGGGGTCTTGGCTATCTCCTTTCCTTCGCCCAAAGCACCTACAACGCCCGGCTTTCCCTGGCCCTCATTACCCTCATCGTCCTGTTTGTCCTTTTTCTCTTTTTCCTTTTCGGCAAGTTGGAGGACAGGCTTCTTCGCTGGAGGCCTAGGAACCAAGGAGGTTTCTAATGCGCGTAGCCTACGTTTTGGCGAGTCCTCGGGCGGCGAGCCACAAGCTCGGGCAGATGATCCTGCCCCAACTGGAGGCGGGGGTGCACGGGGCGGAGGTGGTGGGGATCTTCTTCTTTGACGACAACACCTTGGTCCTGCAACGGGGGAACCCCATTGGGGAGCGCCTGGCGAAGGTGGCCAAGGAGAAGGGGATCCTCCTCATGATGTGCGACCTTTGCGCCCTGGAGAGGGGGCTTGCGGAGGGGGAGGCCCGTTGGTGCACGCCCACGGGGGAGGGGCGGAAGGTGCCTGGGGAATGCCGGGTGGCGGCCCACGTGGTGGAGGGGGTGGAGGTGGGGTGTTTCCCGGACCTCTACCGGGCCCTGGCTGGCCGGGTGGACCAGGTGATCACCCTCTAGGGGGTTGCGCCGCGAAGGTTACCCTTCACACGCACATCCCCGGAGGCGATTTTGCTTTGCTAGTCAGGCCCGAAAGGGCGGGGTAGAGCGGTAGACTGGTGCCATGGAGCAAGCCAAGCCACCCCCTTTCCAGGCCATCCTTTTGCTCCAGGGAGTGGCCTCCCCGCCCAAGGGGCCTGGCCACTTTCCCTCGGTGCAGGTTCTGGACCGCACGTACCGGGTGCCCGGGAATGGCCTGGCCCCCAAGGCCAGGGCCGGCTTACCCGGGGTACTTCAGGCTTTCCTGCGGCGAAACCCGGGAGGGGGTCCTGTGCCCGTCCTCCTCTATCCCCGCACGGAGGGGTGTTCCTTGGACCTGGGGAAGACGCTCCTTGCCAAGATCTACACCACGGAGCCTCCCCCCCTAGCGCCAGGACGCTTCAGGGTGGTGGGGCTCCTCGTGGACCGGGAGGGGCAACGCCTGCGGGTGGAGGTACGGCCCAACCCGGAGAAGGGCACGCTAGGAGAGGCCTTCACCCTCTGCCTGCGGCTAGCCCCAGGGCTTGCCGATGCCCCTTTGCCTTTAGGGCGGGTCCTGGACCTGCGGGGCCGCCTCGAGGAGGACCTGAGCCTCTTGGTGGAGGAAGCGCAAGAGGTCCCCGGCGGTTTGCGCTAGGGGCCCCACCGGTGCCCTTGGGAGCTGGCCAGGGGACATTGCATTAGCCTCAAAGGTGCGCTGTGATCCCAAGCTCCCACCGCCTAAGCCGAGGTCGTTCCTCTAGAACGAGGTTTGACCAGTAGCCCAAAGTGCCCTCCTTGACGCCTTCAAGTGTAAGCATAAGGTGGCCCAATGGAACGCTTTTGGACAAGGAGGGGCTTGTGGTGCGGCTCCTTTCTCAGTAAACTCCCCTCCAACCGGAGGGGTGCCATGAAGCGGTGGCTTTGGGTTTTGGCCCTTTGGGGAGTAGCCCTTGCGCAAAAGCCCCAGATCGTCATCGGGACGGGCGGTGTGGGCGGGGTCTACTTCTACTACGGGACGGCAGTGGCGGAGATCCTCAACAAGGCCGGCGTGGTCCAAGCCCAGGCCATGCAGTCCGGCGGGTCCATGGAGAACCTCATGCTCCTCCGGGACCGTACGGACCCTGCCCGGGGCCTCTACTACTGCGGCACCGTGCTGCCCGATGCGGCTCTCCTGGCCTTCCAAGGGGAGGAGCGTTTCCAAGGAAAGCCCGCGCCCGTACGCATCCTTTTCACCATGTACCCCAATTTTTTCCACGTGGTCACCACGGAGGATAGCGGCATCCGCGTCCTGCAAGACCTAAAGGGAAAGCGCGTTTCCACCGAGGTGGCCGGGGGCATCATTGAATACGAGGCCCGCCTCCTTATGTCTGCGGCCATTTCTGGCTTTGACCCCAAGCTCCACTTTGGCAAGTGGGAGCGGGTACGGGTGGCGGAGGCGGCCCCGATGCTCTCCGAGGGGAACCTGGACGCCTTCTTCTGGTCTGGTGGCTTGCCCACGGGGAGCATTCTGGAGCTTGCGGGTAGCCTCGCCCGGAAGGGGAAGCGCCTCTTCCTCGTTCCCCTGCCCCCGCAGAGCACCCCGGTGCAAGTGCTCAAGCGACGCTTTCCCGGTGTGGTAGACACGGGGATTATTCCAAAAAGTGTCTACAACACGCGGTACGATACCCCTACCCTTACCTTCTGGAATCTCTTCGTCTGCCCAGCGAGCCTTCCCGAAGAGGTGGCCTACGCGATGGTGAGGGCCGTTTTTGAGAACCTCCCTGCCCTGTACGCTGCCGTGGCCCCTGCCCGGGACACCACCCTGGATAACGCTGTCCGCTCCCGGAATGGCAAGGTGCCCTACCACGAGGGGGCTGTGCGCTACTTCCGGGAAAGGGGGGTGTGGCGCTAGGGCGTCCGGTAGGCCAGCCATAGGGCTTCCATGGTGGAGAGGCGGGTTTTGGGGAGGAGTTCGTACGGGGTGAGGTTGTGGAGGCGCAGAAGAGGCTTTTCCCCCAGGTCCAGGATGGAGAGCCCGCAGGGGTGCACTTCCAGGGGGAGGAGGCCTCTTTGCCCGGTGAGGGCAAAGCTGAGGAGGGCCCGGATCACCCCTCCGTGCGTCACCAGGAGGGCGGTGTCCCAGTGTCTCTCTAGGAGGCGCTCGTAGGCGGGGAGGACCCGGTTCAAGAAGTCGGAGTACCGTTCCCCGCCCAGGAAGCGCTCGGAGAGGTCCTTGGGATGGAACGCTTCCCGGAAGGCCCGCTCTGCGTCTTTTAGGTCTCTAAGCCTACCTGGGCGGATCTCTTGGAAGTCTGGCCAGGCCTCCACGGGGACCGTGCGCCCCTTAAGGACGAGGGCAAGGGTTTCCTCGGTGCGGGGCAGGCCTGTGTGGACGGCGAGGTCCAAGGGCACCTTCCGAAGGAGTTTCCCTACCGCCTCCGCCTGCTTTCTCCCCCTCTCGGTCAGCCTCACCCCTTGCGGGGGCACGGGCTTCCCTTGGGGAAAGTAATCCACCTCGCCGTGGCGCAGAAGGAGAAGCCGCCTCCTCATGGGTAACGCTCCAGGTATTTGGGGTTGGCTACTTTGAGCTTGCGGACCACGTGGGCCTTGAGGTAGGCGAACGTGCCAGGCGGGGCGTGGCCCTGGCGGATGCGCAGGGCCAGGGAAGTCAGGAGCGCGTCCACCTCCCCTTCCTCGCCCAACAGCTCCGTCAAGGCCCTGCGCTCCTCTGCTTCAAGGTCCTCCCCTAAGGCCACCTGCCTCCGCGCAATACCCAAGGCGTTTAGGGCCACAAGGGTTTGGAAGCGAAGCCGGGGGTCTGTGAGTGCGGGGAGGACTTCCCGCTCCAGAAACTCCGCCACCGCCTCCAGCAACTCGTCCAGTGTGGGCCTATCCATAGCTTTCCAGAAGGTAAAGGACCTCGTACTCCATCTCCGCCGCAAGTCTGCCTAGGACGGCGAGCTCCACGCTCCGCTCTTCCCCGTTGAGGTGCCTCCGGGCCTGCTTCAGCGCCCCGAGGCCCCAGCGCACGTTGCCTAGGACCTCCCACCAGAAGAGCTCTTTTTCCCCAAAGTCCTGGCCGGTGAGGGCGTTGTAGCGTTCCAGGAAGGGCCCCACCTCGCCCACTCCCCCAAGGCGCTTGGCGTCCTCCCCAAAGCGCCAGGCCCGCACCAGGGGCCAGGCCAGGTCCTCCCGGGGGTCGCCAAGGTGGGCGAACTCCCAGTCCAGGACCGCCACCAGCCCCTCCTCGTCCACCAGTAGGTTGCCGACGCGGAAGTCCCCGTGAACGAGGACCAAGGGGCGTTCCCGAGGAGGGTGGTCCTGAAGCCAACGTAGGCCCCACTCCAGGGCGGGGTGGGGCTCCTCGAGGGCGTCCAGGTCCTCGTAGGCCGTTTCCAAGGCGGTGCGCCAAGGGTGGGCTTCGGGGGCCGGGAGGAAGGAGACCTTCTCCAAGGGTATGGTGTGGATCTTCGCAAGCTCCTCCGCCATGGCCAAGGGAAGCTGCTCCCGGGCTTTGGCGTACTCCGGCCGCCGCACCACCCGGGTGCCGATGGACTCCCCCTCCAGGCGGCGCATCAGGAACGCCTCTCGGCCCTCCATGTCGGGAAGATAGGCCAGGGGTTCTGGTACCCGCACCGCGTGCGCTTGGGCCAGTTTGAGGATGCGGAACTCCGTGGCCAGGCTGAGGGTGCCCCGGTAGATTACTCCCCCCGCTGCCCGCCGCAGGAAGAGGGGGTGGAGCGCATCGCCCGTACGGTAGTCTACCGCCCACGCTTCCTTGGAGGCCCCTCCCGGCAGGCGTTGGAGCCGGACCACCTCCCCTGGACCTAGGAGATCCCTTAGCGTGGCCTCTAGTACTTCCTTCATGGCCGAAGCCCCTTGTAGAGGGCCCGCTTCCCCACGGAGGCCCGGTGGACCTCGCTGGGGCCATCGTAGATGCGGAAAGGACGCACCTCCCGGTAGAAGATGGATAGGGGGATGTCCTCGCTGATCCCTAGGGCCCCGGTGATCTGCACCGCGCGATCCACGGCCCGGCCAACCGCTTCGGAAACGAAGACCTTGGCCATGGAGGCTTCGTGGCGGATCCTCTCCCCGCGGTCCAGCTTCCAGGCGGCGTGCCATACCATGAGCCGGGCGGCGTGGAGCTCTATGTGGCTGTCAGCAATCATGAACTGGACGCCCTGGTGTTCGGCCAGCTTCTTACCGAAGGAGTCCCGCCGCAACGCATAGTCTTGGGCGATCTCCGTGGCCCGGACCCCCACGCCCAGCCAGCGCATGCAGTGGGTGAGCCGGGCGGGGTCTAGGCGTAGCTCAGCGTAGGCGAAGCCCTTGCCCACTTCGCCCAGGATGGCGTCTTCGCCCACCTCGCATGCCTCCAGGACGAGCTCCCCGTGCCCCCCCACGGACCAGTGGTCCATGGTGGGGATGGTGCGCACCAGCTTGAGGCCCGGGTTTTCCCGGTCCACCAGGAAGAGGGTGGGACCCTCCTCGGTGCGGGCCAGGACCAGGAAGAAGGCCGCCCCCTCGGCCCCTGTGGTGAACCATTTCCGGCCGTTCAGGATGTACTTTCGGCCTTGGCGTTGGGCTGTGGCCTTGAGGAGGGTAGGATCAGCCCCAGCGCCCATGGGCTCGGTCATGGCGAAGCCGGAGCGAACCTCACCGGCCACCAAAGGCTCCAGGTAGCGCCTTTTCTGCTCGGGGCTCGCCACCTTGTGGAGGAGGTGCATGTTGCCCTCGTCGGGAGCGGCGGCGTTGAGCGCCCTGGGGCCTAAGAGGCTCCTTCCCGCCTCCTCCAAGACCACCGCCAGTTGGGTCCAGGAGAGGCCCAGGCCGCCCATCTCCTTCGGCATGTGGGGCAGAAAAACCCCCCACTCCCTTGCCTCCAGCTGTAGCGTTTTGGTAAGGGTCTCAAGGTTCGCCGGCGTCGCCTCCCGCTCCCGGGGTATGACCCGTTCTTCCAGAAAGGCCCGTACCCTCTCCCTTAACGCCTCGGTCTCCCGGTCCAACGAGAAGTCCATCCCGCACCTCCTTCGGGGCGAAGTGCTTGGTGAGGAAGCGGTAGAAGCGGCGGATCATCCGTTCCTGCCGCTCTATGCTGGCGAGCACTTCCCCCGTTTTCCGCCACATGGCCCAAAGCTCTTCGTCCGAGAGGGGAATTTCCTCCCGACGCCAGTCCTGCCGGTAGGTTCCATCGGGGTGGAAGATGGCCTTCTTAAGGGCCATTATCTGGCGAATCTCGTCCAGGGTAAACCCTAGTTGGTTGAGGTCTTGGATGTCCTGAACCAGGTAGAGGGCGAATTCCGTGTAGAGCTTCCGCCCCCCTTGGGTGAGGGCACCGGGCTCCAAAAGGCCGAGCTGGGCATAGTGCTGTAGGATGCGCCGCGAAACGCCGCTCGCCCGGGCGAGGTCGCTCAGGGTGTAGAGGGAGGGAAGCGTTGGGGGCATGGACCCAGTTTAGCACAAGGTGCCCATAAACGTACATAAATGTTCACTCTTGACATAGGTTGTCCAAAACCCTATAGTGGGCGCAAAGCGCGGAGGGCAAAATGGCGGCCTACTGGGAGCCGGAAGTGGAAACCATGCCTCGGCGGGAGCTGGAGGCCTTGCAGCTGGAGCGCCTTCGCTTCCAGGTGGAGCGCCTCTACCGGGAAAGCCCCTTCTTCCGCGAAAAGTGGGCTGGCCTTTCCCTGGAGATCCGGCACCTGGAAGACATTGCCCGCTTTCCCCTGGTCACCAAGGGTGAGCTGAGGGAGGAGCAGCGCCTCCACCCGCCCCTAGGGCGCTACACGGTGGCTCCCCAGTCGGAGTGGAGGGAGTACCACCCCAGTAGCGGCACCACCGGCTTCCCAGTGGGAACGGTATGGAGCGAAAGGGACGTGGAGAACATTACCCAGGTAACCGCCAGGACGCTCTTCGCCTATGGGCTACGGCCGGGGGACACGCTCCTCAACGGGTTTAGCTACGGCCTCTGGGTTGCGGGGATGGCGGTGCACTACGCTGCCCGGGCGCTCGGCCTCTTCGTCTTGCCGGTGGGTGCCGGTCAGACGGAACGCCACCTGGAGCTCCTCTCCCGCTTTCGGCCCAAGGCCCTCACCGCTACCCCCTCCTTTGGGCTTTACCTGGCCGAGGTGCTGAAGGAGAGGGGGCTAGAGAGCCCTTTAAGGATAGGGGCCTTCGGGGGAGAAGCGGGGACGGAAAACCCTGCCACGCGGAGCCGGTTGCAGGAGGGTTTGGTGTTGCGCGCTTACGACTACTACGGTTTGGCGGAGATGGGACCCACCTTTGCCGGGGAGTGCGCCTTCCAACAGGGGCTTCACTTTGCCGAGGACCACTACCTGGTGGAGGTGGTGGATCCTGAGAGTAAGGAGCCTCTTCCGGAGGGGGAAGTGGGCGTCCTGGTGCTCACCCACCTCACCCGGGAGGCCACCCCTTTGGTGCGCTACTACACGGGGGATCTGGCGCGTATCACCAAAGAGCCTTGTCCGTGCGGCCGCACGCACCTCCGAGCGTTGGGGGGTATTCTGGGCCGTGCGGACGATCTTGTGGTCTACCGCGGGGCCAAGTTCTATCCCGGCCAGGTGGAGGAGGTGGTGCGGGGTTTTCCCGAATTGTCCAGCGAGTACCGGATAGAGGTCCTCGAGGTGGATGGGGTGGCCAGGGAGGTCACGGTGGTGGTGGAGCTGGCCCGTCCTCAGGACCTCGGCGAAGGGTTTGCGGATAGGATCCGGCAGCGCCTCAAGGAGGCCCTGGGGGTGACCCCAGGGGTCCGCCTCGAGGCCCCCGGTACCCTGGAACGCACGGCCTTTAAGGCCAAGCGGGTGGTGCGGCATGCCGGGGCTTGAGGGGCTTCCGGTGTTGGTGGTGGGGGCCACGCGGGGGATTGGCCTGGCGGTGGCCCAGGAGCTCGTTCGCCAGGGAGCGAGGGTGGGCATCACGGGGCGGGACCCTGACCGGGTGCAGGGCGTGGCTGAGCGGCTTGGCGCCTGGGGCATGGCCGTGGACGTACGGGAACGGGAACGCTTGGCCGAGGCGGTGGCCCGCTTTGCCCACGAGGAAGGGCTTTACGGCTTGGTGTACAACGCCGGTACCAGCCCTGCCTTCACCCGGGCTGAGCGCTTGCCCTTGGAGGTGTGGGACGAGGTGCTTGCCGTAAACCTTACCGGGGCTTTTGTGGCGGCCCGGGCTTTCGCCCAAGAGCTTAAGGGCCCTGGGAGCCTGGTCCTGATAGGGTCCGTCCTGGGCTTCCGGGGTGGGGCCCGGCTGGCTGCGTATACGGCGTCCAAGGCGGGTCTTTGGGGACTCGCGCGTTCCTTGGCCTTGGACTGGGCGGACAGGGGTATCCGGGTGAACCTTGTGGCCCCTGGTTGGACGGAAACGGAGATGACGGAGGGCTTGCGGAACCACCCGAGGCTTGGCCCTGCCATCCTGCAGGAGATCCCCTTGGGGCGCTTGGCTCGCCCTGAAGAGGTGGCGAGAGTGGTAGCCTTCCTCTTGGAGCCGGAAAACGCATACCTGACGGGAGGCGTCTACGCCGTGGACGGCGGCGTGGGAGCGAGATAGGAGGTGATCTATGAAGGTCCTAAGGTGGGTCGGGGTTTTGGCTTTGGTGGTCGGTTTGGCGTGGGCGCAGGGACAGCAGCCCATCAAGATCGGGGCGCTTTTCATCCTGAGCGGCAACTTTGCGGGCTACGGAAAGTCGGGTTCGCAAGGGGCGCAACTGGCGGTGGACGAGATCAACGCCCGGGGGGGTGTGCTGGGCCGTCCCTTGCAGCTCATCGTGGTGGACGACCAAGGGAACCCGGAGGTGGGTGTCAGGGAGGCCCGCAGGCTCATCCTGCAGGAGAAGGTGGATTTTCTCTTTGGCGTTGACTCCAGCTCGGTGTCCCTGGCGGTGGCGCCCCTCACAGACGAGTACAAAATCCCCCTGGTGGTCACCCATGCGGCCACCCCAACCCTGACGGAGCAGTGCCGGCCCTACGTGTTCCGTACCTCCAACAACGCCCGCATGGACGCGTGGGCGGCGGCGGCCCTGGCCGCCACCTTACCGGTGAAACGCTGGGCCAACATCGGCCCTGACTACGAGTTCGGCCGCGTTTCCTGGCAGGACTTCATCACCCGCTTGAAGCAGTTGCGTCCCGATGTGGAGGTGGTGAGCGAGCAGTGGCCCCGCTTCGGCTCCACGGACTACGCCAGCTTCATCACCGCCCTGATGCGGGCGCGGCCGGAAGGGGTCTTCTCCACCCTGTGGGCGGGGGACATGGTCATCTTCGCCCGCCAGGCGAAGGCCTTTGGGTTTTTCAACCAGGTGCGCTATTTCGTCAACCCTGTAGGGGCTGCCCTAGAGGTCCTCGGACCCTTGGGCAAGGAGGCCCCGGAGGGGCTTCTCGTTTCGGCCCGCTACTGGTTCCTCTACCCCAACACCGAGCGGAACCGAGCCTTTGTAGAGGCATACCGCAAGCGCTACAACGAGTACCCCAGCTACAACGCCCAGGAGGCCTACGCCGGAATGCACATGCTCGCCCTGGCGATCCAGAAGGCCCGTTCTACCCAGGCGGAGGCGGTGCGCCGGGCCTTTGAGGCCGATGGCGGGCTCACCTACGACGCCCCCGAGGGGCGCAAGCGCCTGCGCCCTGAGGACCATCAGGTGTTTGAGGGGCTCGTTTGGGGCTACACCAAGCATACCCCCGAGTATCCCTTCGCCATCCTGGACCGCATGCGCATCATCCCGGCCACGGACACGGTTTACCCCACGCAGTGCAAGCGGTAGGCCATGGAACTGGGCTTCTACCTCCTGCAGCTCCTTACCGGCTTGGCCTACGCCAGCACCCTCTTCCTCCTTGCCGTGGGGCTTTCCCTCATCTTCGGGGCCATGGGCATCGTGAACTTCGCCCATGGCTCCTTCTACATGCTGGGAGCCTACCTGCTTTACGCCTTCGCCCAGGGCCAGGCACAAGGCTTCTGGCAGGGGCTTTTGCTGGTGGGGGCGGCGGGGGTGGTGATCGGGGCATTGGTGGAGCGCCTCTTCATCCGGCCCATCTACCGAAGGCCGGAGGAGTACCAGATCCTCCTCACCTACGCCCTCCTTCTTATCCTCGAGGACCTCGTGCGCTTTGCTTTTGGTGCCGCCTACCGCTCCTTCCCCATGCCCCCCGCCTTTGCCAATCCCCTTTTCGTCCTGGGGACCCCTTTCCCTAGTTATTACCTCTTCTTGGTGGGCTTGGCTGCCTTGGTGGCCTTCCTCCTTTGGGCCTTTCTCCAGCGCACGCGCCTCGGCGTGTGGGTGCGGGCGGCCACCCAGGACCGGGAGATGCTAGAGGCATTGGGCGTCAACGTCCCCCTGCTTTACACCACCGTCTTCGCTGGGGGAATAGCCCTGGCTGCCCTGGGTGGGGCGGC from Thermus hydrothermalis includes the following:
- a CDS encoding ABC transporter substrate-binding protein is translated as MKLRHHPMGMDCCVDRRKVVQGLSGLALGGLSLAQRGKKRIKLAFCSQLLCIIPYEVAQRRGYFAEEGLEVELVYARGGAQALQFLVGKAVDYAATSLDAALQAYRQGAPIVRVLSTGRLPLFALAAGPKSTVRSVPDLQGKTVGISALGNADHVLLVYLLKKAGVDPRRVQYATLGPNLYEALRAGHVEVGMVQEPALTLLKEAGGREIVNLMDLKQAQAYLGGAYEFMGVAVRREEREARLGEIKAMARALEKALRFVHAADARLIADTLPKALIAGGDEERLKAVIQRYRKDLYPTSVRIDLEAARRVAESQVEAGLLPPSFKVESLLDLEVVGATG
- a CDS encoding ABC transporter ATP-binding protein, producing MLRVKGLRLGYGPVPVLEGVDLEVGKGEFVSLVGPSGSGKSTLLRAIAGLLRPEAGEVERDFGAEELGFLFQEDALLPWRTARENVALGLRIRGLAKGKALAEADAWLSRLGLAGLGDRFPHELSGGQRKRVALAQVLAIKPRLLLMDEPLASLDAILRTQVTRDLLGLVEAEGIAVLLVTHDLEEAIALSDRIYLLSKGPRARMVREYRIPFPRPRDPVGVRAEPLFGSLLQRLWRDLEEVSPCVAY
- a CDS encoding ABC transporter permease; protein product: MRRLLVLIGLLLFWEVLAGLGWVNPLYAPPPHQVVLTLLELFQTGEILPHLQATFTAALLGLGGGILLGGVLGLMAAFSPFFSDLLEPLMLLLNAIPRVILAPLFVIWLGIGLASKVALSLILVAVLIFFAVYSGVKQVDPRLLERVRTLGGGRGWLLREVYLPSLSAWVLSSLKVAVGFAFTGAVVGEFVASSRGLGYLLSFAQSTYNARLSLALITLIVLFVLFLFFLFGKLEDRLLRWRPRNQGGF
- a CDS encoding SaoD/DsrE family protein, which translates into the protein MRVAYVLASPRAASHKLGQMILPQLEAGVHGAEVVGIFFFDDNTLVLQRGNPIGERLAKVAKEKGILLMMCDLCALERGLAEGEARWCTPTGEGRKVPGECRVAAHVVEGVEVGCFPDLYRALAGRVDQVITL
- a CDS encoding TAXI family TRAP transporter solute-binding subunit — encoded protein: MKRWLWVLALWGVALAQKPQIVIGTGGVGGVYFYYGTAVAEILNKAGVVQAQAMQSGGSMENLMLLRDRTDPARGLYYCGTVLPDAALLAFQGEERFQGKPAPVRILFTMYPNFFHVVTTEDSGIRVLQDLKGKRVSTEVAGGIIEYEARLLMSAAISGFDPKLHFGKWERVRVAEAAPMLSEGNLDAFFWSGGLPTGSILELAGSLARKGKRLFLVPLPPQSTPVQVLKRRFPGVVDTGIIPKSVYNTRYDTPTLTFWNLFVCPASLPEEVAYAMVRAVFENLPALYAAVAPARDTTLDNAVRSRNGKVPYHEGAVRYFRERGVWR
- a CDS encoding histidine phosphatase family protein, with the translated sequence MRRRLLLLRHGEVDYFPQGKPVPPQGVRLTERGRKQAEAVGKLLRKVPLDLAVHTGLPRTEETLALVLKGRTVPVEAWPDFQEIRPGRLRDLKDAERAFREAFHPKDLSERFLGGERYSDFLNRVLPAYERLLERHWDTALLVTHGGVIRALLSFALTGQRGLLPLEVHPCGLSILDLGEKPLLRLHNLTPYELLPKTRLSTMEALWLAYRTP
- a CDS encoding DUF6285 domain-containing protein yields the protein MDRPTLDELLEAVAEFLEREVLPALTDPRLRFQTLVALNALGIARRQVALGEDLEAEERRALTELLGEEGEVDALLTSLALRIRQGHAPPGTFAYLKAHVVRKLKVANPKYLERYP
- a CDS encoding phosphotransferase family protein, which produces MKEVLEATLRDLLGPGEVVRLQRLPGGASKEAWAVDYRTGDALHPLFLRRAAGGVIYRGTLSLATEFRILKLAQAHAVRVPEPLAYLPDMEGREAFLMRRLEGESIGTRVVRRPEYAKAREQLPLAMAEELAKIHTIPLEKVSFLPAPEAHPWRTALETAYEDLDALEEPHPALEWGLRWLQDHPPRERPLVLVHGDFRVGNLLVDEEGLVAVLDWEFAHLGDPREDLAWPLVRAWRFGEDAKRLGGVGEVGPFLERYNALTGQDFGEKELFWWEVLGNVRWGLGALKQARRHLNGEERSVELAVLGRLAAEMEYEVLYLLESYG
- a CDS encoding acyl-CoA dehydrogenase family protein; amino-acid sequence: MDFSLDRETEALRERVRAFLEERVIPREREATPANLETLTKTLQLEAREWGVFLPHMPKEMGGLGLSWTQLAVVLEEAGRSLLGPRALNAAAPDEGNMHLLHKVASPEQKRRYLEPLVAGEVRSGFAMTEPMGAGADPTLLKATAQRQGRKYILNGRKWFTTGAEGAAFFLVLARTEEGPTLFLVDRENPGLKLVRTIPTMDHWSVGGHGELVLEACEVGEDAILGEVGKGFAYAELRLDPARLTHCMRWLGVGVRATEIAQDYALRRDSFGKKLAEHQGVQFMIADSHIELHAARLMVWHAAWKLDRGERIRHEASMAKVFVSEAVGRAVDRAVQITGALGISEDIPLSIFYREVRPFRIYDGPSEVHRASVGKRALYKGLRP
- a CDS encoding MerR family transcriptional regulator, which gives rise to MPPTLPSLYTLSDLARASGVSRRILQHYAQLGLLEPGALTQGGRKLYTEFALYLVQDIQDLNQLGFTLDEIRQIMALKKAIFHPDGTYRQDWRREEIPLSDEELWAMWRKTGEVLASIERQERMIRRFYRFLTKHFAPKEVRDGLLVGPGDRGVKGEGTGLSGRTGHTPGAGGDAGEP
- a CDS encoding phenylacetate--CoA ligase family protein produces the protein MAAYWEPEVETMPRRELEALQLERLRFQVERLYRESPFFREKWAGLSLEIRHLEDIARFPLVTKGELREEQRLHPPLGRYTVAPQSEWREYHPSSGTTGFPVGTVWSERDVENITQVTARTLFAYGLRPGDTLLNGFSYGLWVAGMAVHYAARALGLFVLPVGAGQTERHLELLSRFRPKALTATPSFGLYLAEVLKERGLESPLRIGAFGGEAGTENPATRSRLQEGLVLRAYDYYGLAEMGPTFAGECAFQQGLHFAEDHYLVEVVDPESKEPLPEGEVGVLVLTHLTREATPLVRYYTGDLARITKEPCPCGRTHLRALGGILGRADDLVVYRGAKFYPGQVEEVVRGFPELSSEYRIEVLEVDGVAREVTVVVELARPQDLGEGFADRIRQRLKEALGVTPGVRLEAPGTLERTAFKAKRVVRHAGA
- a CDS encoding SDR family NAD(P)-dependent oxidoreductase translates to MPGLEGLPVLVVGATRGIGLAVAQELVRQGARVGITGRDPDRVQGVAERLGAWGMAVDVRERERLAEAVARFAHEEGLYGLVYNAGTSPAFTRAERLPLEVWDEVLAVNLTGAFVAARAFAQELKGPGSLVLIGSVLGFRGGARLAAYTASKAGLWGLARSLALDWADRGIRVNLVAPGWTETEMTEGLRNHPRLGPAILQEIPLGRLARPEEVARVVAFLLEPENAYLTGGVYAVDGGVGAR